The Pseudanabaena yagii GIHE-NHR1 genome segment TATATGCTTACTTAAAAAAAATATATATCAGCCTATAACAATGATAATTGATGACTAATTTATAGATATACCAATTATATTTATCATAAACCTCAAAAACTTGTAAGTTATTACTATTGAATATATAGCGCTTTTCAAGCAAGCGAGTTACATAGGTTTGTTTCCCCGCCGAAGGCGAACAAACCTGTACTTCACTATGTTGGTAAACGCTATATAGCAGTCCTAAATCATTTGTAGATTTTTGGGTTTGTGGAAGCGCACCCCAAAGGGGTGCGCTTCCACAAACCATCATTTAATGTAATTACAGATATAAAATCCTAAAACCTACTTAGATAAAATAAATAGCTATAGCTAGATGGCTATTAACCAGCCCCTTATTTTGATTTAGCCTAACTACGCATTTAAACTCACACAAGCTATTTTTGAGGTTACCTAGACTTACAGCCCTTTGCACTGAATAAAAAATAGAGAAATTTTTGAAAATGTGGCTTCGTTACACTTACAAAAATTTCTTCGTACTACAGCAGTTCCTAACAATCTTCGATATAAGGTTACAATTAACAATCTTAAAAGTTATGATTGGACTTAGCCCTAGCTTTTTCCAAGTATTGCCATAGTCTTGCCACAGTGCTGAGAAGTGGGCTAAGGTATTTATGGAAATTATAAATAGCAAGGCTATATAGCTCAGACACATCACACAATTTCTATAACTAAACTGCTGATACTCAAAAGTAAGATAAGCGTCTAGTCCAAGATTTGGCATTAAAAGCTCGTTGTAAAGGAAAATTATTCAGGTGAGATCAGAAGAGTCATCTACTCTTGCAATGAAAGATATACTTCATCACGTGCTTACGGTTGAAGACCCAAAAGGATTTCGCAATTTTCTCTTGCAAAATATGACTTATTCGTTAGGGCGTAGCTTGGACAATCTGATCGTGCTACGTTCTAATCTCGTATCTCGGCAACATGCGACGATCTTAGCTGTCACTACTCCTAAAAGGAATTCCTACCTTTTTAGGATCATTGATGGCAATCTAGAGGGTATACGCAGTACCAATGGTGTTCTCATTAATGGTAAAAAAAGATTTTCTCACATCCTATCTCATGGGGATGAAATTCTCTTTAGTAAGGATACTAAAGCGGTATATCAAGTTATTAGTTCGCTATCCCATAATCCCAAAAGTAGGACTCCGCAAAGTCTTCCTTTAAATGAGACTAATTTATCCGATCAAAGTCAGAACTTAGATGTTATCGGTTCAATTAAATGTTCACCTTTGATATCCATTGCCGATAGTGATTTATCTGTTCATATTCGTGAAACTATTAATCAATTTATTTCATCTCCTGAACTTAATCCTCAACCAATTATTGAATTAAATTTAGCTGGAAAAATCTTATATCTTAATCCTACGGCTTTATACCAGTTCCCAGAGGTTGATGATATGCAGCTTCAGCATCCTCTACTACAGGATTTGCTCAAGCAGTTAATCCCGCTTGTGACTCCGACTCGTAATTTCTTTACTCGTGAGGTTGCGATCAATGGGAAGGTCTTTGAACAAGTTATTCACTTTATGCCTTGGAATGAAGTAATCAGAGTCCATATATCTGATATTACCAAGCAGAAACAGGCAGAAGCAATCATCTCCTACCAAATCTATCATGATTCACTTACTGGTTTGCCAAATCGGAAGTATCTCCATCAGTATTTAGTTGAAGTTGTAGAGAAACTAGAGGATAAAAAACAAAAATTTGCAGTTCTATTTCTAGATATCGATCGCTTCAAGCTCATTAATGATTCCTTGGGACATGGAATTGGTGATATATTGCTGAAATCTGTTAGCGATCGCTTAAAAAGCCTGATCCGCCAAGGTGATTTGCTCGTGCGTTGGGGTGGTGATGAGTTCGCGATTATTGCCAAAACCGTTGCATCGCAAGATGTGGTTATCCAAATTGCCGAGACGATGATCCAATCTCTGAGTCTTCCTTTTTCTTGTAACGGTCATGAGCTACATATCACAACCAGTATTGGAGCAAGTATTTATCCAGATCACAATACTGATGTTGAAGGGCTAATTCGTAACGCGGATATGGCGATGTATCGGGCGAAGGTGGATGGTAGGAATAGCTTTCAGTTCTACATTCCGAATATGCAGGAGCAGAGCTTCCAGCGCTTATCAATGGAAAACAATTTGCGAAGAGCTTTAGAAAATGAAGAACTCGAAACATACTATCAACCTCAAATTGATCTGCATACTGGTAAAATCGTTGGTCTAGAGGTTTTGCTGCGTTGGAAGCATGTCACCTTAGGTTCTATTTCCCCCAGTCAATTTATTCCATTAGCTGAAGAAACAGGTTTAATTATTGCAGTTGGTTATTGGGTATTGAAGCACACTTGCCTACAGGCGATCGCATGGCATAAGTCAGGGTTGCCCCCCATTCAGATCGGCGTAAATTTGTCGATCAAACAATTGCAGCAAAAAGATTTCCTATCTTCTTTGCAACAAATTTTAGATGAGACAAATTTTGATCCTCATTACCTAGAATTAGAAATCACGGAAGGAATCATGATGGACAATGTGGAAGAGAAAATCATTCTCCTCAATCAATTCCGCCAAATGGGAATTCAATTATCTATTGATGACTTTGGTACTGGTTATTCAGCCTTGAGCTATCTCAAGAACTTACCAATAGATACCCTCAAAATTGATCGAACATTTATTGAGTATATTGATCACAATGAGCAGGATCAAGCGATTGTGGCTTCTCTGATTAATCTATCCCACAGCCTGAATTTGATTGTGATTGCTGAAGGTGTAGAAACACAAGAACAAGTTGATATCTTGCGAGAGCTAGGTTGCGATCGCATACAAGGATATTTCTTTTATAAGGCATTACCTACAGAGGAGATAGAGGCTTTGTTGAGAGCGCAAGCAATTACGAAACCAAATTAATCAATCCCCTAGATATTGAGCCATAACTTCAAGTTTGTCTCTTGGACTGGAGAAGTATTGGCGATTTGCACAAGTTCAAAATGGGTATAAACTGGCTCCTGCAGAACTATCTCTACAGTTTTTAGCAAATCCTGCTGGAAAATCGTCAATGCGATCGCATCACCTATCGCAAAATCCTTCAGCCGCTCATTGAAACTATCCGCAGTCACCCGAATACCTGCGATCGCTAACACACTATCTCCTGTACTAAGTCCCGCTTTTTGGGCTGGTGAACTAAACTCAACCTTCTCAACTTCTGCTAGTCCATTTTTTGATTTTAGGGTTAAACCTGTAAATGGAACATCTTGACGGGCACTGCGTAGCTCTAGACCAAATGGATCGAGATAGTAGTTATAGTCTATTTCCTTTGTGCCATAGAGATAGTTATTCCAAAAGTCTGTTAGATCAATACCTGCAACCTTTTCAATTACTTCATGTAACTCTGTTTCACTAAAGCCAATTTCATCCTTACCAAAGCGCTCCCACATAATCTGCATCACCCGATCTAGCGATCGCAAATTATTAGTTTGATCGCGAATTATTAAATCTAGGAGCATCGATACTAATTCACCTTTGAGATAGTAGGAAATCTGGTTGTTGTGCGTATTAGCATCGGGGCGATAGAGTTTAATCCATGTATCAAAGCTGGACTCGTAAAGAGATTGCACATTGCGTCCAAAGGTGGTTTGCAATCGGGTGATGCCCTTGCTGACTAGCTTCAGATAATGTTTGGCATCGTATAGTCCTGCTCGTAAGGGAAAGATTTGATCATAATAGCTAGTAGTTCCTTCACTAAACCATAGGGAACCTGTATAGTTTTCATGGTCATAATCAAAGGTCTCTAAAGCTTTGGGGCGAATCCGTTTCACATTCCAAGTATGGAAAAATTCGTGAGCAACTAGATTCATAAATTGGAGATAGCTCTCTTCCTTGCGAAAGCCCAAGCGATTGTAAAGCAGTACTGTACTGTCTTTATGTTCTAATCCTCCAAAACCATTGCCAGCATGTAGGATAAATTCATAGCGATCATAGGGCAACCCCCCAAATATTTCTGCTTCTACCGCAATGATAGTCGCAGTATCTTGAACTATACGTTGCACATCCGCATTGTGCTGTCCCCAAATGATGAAGCGATGGGGCTTCCCAAGTACTGTAAAGTCATGCTGTTCTTGAATCCCAATCTCAAAGGGACTATCCACTAAAGTGTCAAAGTCCTTGGCATGAAAAACATTGGAACGATTGGCAATATTGGGTAAAGCCGTTGCAATCTGCCAATTCTCTTGAGGAACGTGAATCTCAACTTGGAAAGACTGCTTCTGCTGTTCTGGAACATACATAAATACAGCCGCACCCGTAAAGAAGGCATGGGTATTGTCAATATGATTAGTGCGAACAGTTAATTCATTACAGAAAACGCGATAACTGATTTTAATTTGCGAACTATTGCCGTTGTTTACCCGCCAATGATTTTTACTGATTTTTTGCCATGACAGCTTTTCTCCATCAGCATCAGTTGCCTCAAAATTTTGGAGATGTTTGGCATATTCACGTACTAAATATGAGCCAGGAGTCCAAACTGGTAGCTTTAGATCGATAAAGTCATGTTGCCAATTAGCGATCGCTAGTTCGACATGCAACAAATGATTGGCAGGTTCTGGGATTGATATGCGGTATATAAATTGATTGCTAGAAATACCTACTGTTTGTGGATCAATCATTATGTCTTAACCTTGCTCAGTGATGCCTACAGCTATAATATACGGATGGAATAGGACAAATTAGATTTTAATATGACAGATCAACGGTCACTATCTCTGATCACTATTTTAATAGTTGAGGATTCTGAAGAGGATCGTGCTACATATTCTCGCTATTTACTATCAGATAAGGATACGACATATCACTTGCTCGAAGCCGAGACCGTAGAAGATGGATTAGAGCTATGGCGATCGCAGTCACCTGACATTTTGCTGATTGATCTAAATCTACCTGATGGCAGTGGCTTGGATTTTTTGGAAGCAATCAATGTAGATCGTGAAGGCGAAAAAATACCTGCGATTATGTTGACGGGGCATGGAAGTGAAAAAATTGCAGTGAGAGCGATGAAGTTAGGAGCGTCTGACTACTTGCTCAAAGGAGAAATTAACCCCAAAGTACTTACTACTGCGGTTAAGCAGGTGTTTCGCGAATCCACTCTCAGGCAGCAACTATGGCAATCGCAACAGCAACAAAATGTCATTACCGAAATCTCGTCTCGTATTCGTGAACATTTCAACTTAGAGGATATTTTGAATGTAACAGTCAAAGAATTACGTGAATTTATCAAGGCTGATCGCGTTGCTATTTATCAGTTCAATCCAGATATGAGTGGTTTAATTATTTCCGAGGATATTGGAGTGTCTTGGGAATCAACCTTAAATGTCTTAGTTGAAGATACTTGTTTTCGTGAAAATCTTGGAGGGGATTATTGTAATGGGAAGATTTTTGTTGCTAATGATATTTATGCGGCGAATTTACAAGATTGTCATATTCAACTTCTAGAAAGCTTTCAAGTACGCGCAAATCTAGTCGTACCAATTAGATTACCCAAAGACAATAAACAGTTCTTATGGGGCTTACTCATTGTTCACCAATGTTCGGCTCCCAGATTTTGGACAGAGCTAGAGATTCAGTTAGTCCAAAGTCTATCGATGCAGTTAGAGATCGCCATTCAGCAAATGATCTCCTATCAAAATTTAGAAAGGGAATTGAAAAATCGTAAAATTGCCGAACAGGCGCTACAGGAAAGTGAGCAAATGAATCGCACCATTGTTGAAACTATTCCTGATCTGCTGATTCAAATGGATAGAAATGGAGTTTATCAATATAGAAGTGGATGTAGCGGTAATGTACGTGTCATCTTACCTGATCCTTCAGTTTCCGAATTGAGAATAGAAAATATTTTACCCAAACATTTAGCCCTAGCCCAAGTTCATTATGCCAATCTTGCCCTTGATAGTGGCACAGTCCAGATTTTCGAGCAAATAGTCGATTTTGAAGACGAGCGCCGTTATGAAGAAGTGCGAGTTGCGCCGATTGACGATCGCGAAGTCTTGATGATTATCCGAGATATAACTGATCGCAAAAGGACAGAACTAATCTTAAAAAAACTATTAGAGGGGACGGCAACCTTTACAGGGGAAGATTTCTTTCCAGCCTTGGTAATTCACATTGCAGAAGCCTTGGAGGTTTCCTATGCTTTTATTACTGAATTAGTTGACGGTAAGCTGCATAGCTTGGCATTTTCTGCCAATGGAGAATTGCAGCCCACTTTTTCTTACCAACCGCCAAGCACTCCCTGTGAATATGTCTTGAATAATGATGAATATTACTGTGAAAGAGATTTACAAACAATTTTTCCTCAAGACCTAGATTTGGTGTCACTGAAAGCAGAAAGTTATCTAGGCATTGCCCTGAAGGATCATCGGGGTAATGCGATCGGGCATCTATGCATTCTTGATGTGAAGCCATTGCCAAGCCCAAAAATTACTGAAGCCCTCTCTATTCTCAAGATTTTCGCCTCAAGGGCGGCAGTGGAGTTACAGCGCAAACGTACTAATGAAGAACTAAAGCAACTAAACCAATCTCTAGAATCTAAGGTTGCTGAGCGGACTAAAGAACTATGGCAAGTTAACAAACTCCAACGCGCCATTCTGGATAGTGCTAATTATTCAATTATCGCTACTGACTTAAACGGCATTATTCAAACCTTTAATACTGCTGCGGAAAGAATGCTGGGTTACAGTATGGATGAAGTGGTCGGAATTACTACTCCTGCTAAATTTCACGACCCTCAAGAGATCGCGGAGCGCACTGCTGCACTTTCGATTGAATTAGGAAAAGATGTGGGACATGCAGTATTTACAGTAAAGGCGGATCTAAACATTCACCAAGAGCAAGAATGGACAAGTATTCGCAAGGATGGTTCTCACTTCCCTACTTCAATACTGGTAACAGCGATCAAGGATGATGAAGGTCGCACAATTGGCTATTTAGGCATTGGTAGAGATATTAGCGATCGCAAACATATTGAAAAAATTGAAAAATTACTAAAACAGCAAATTGCCGCGATTGAAGCAGCAATTGATGGCATTGCGATTTTGCAGGACAGTAACTACATTTATATAAATCAATCCCATCTAGAAATGTTTGGCTACATGTATCCTGAGGAGTTGTTAGGGAAATCTTGGACAGAGTTATACTCCTCAGAAGAAATTGCACGATTTGGGCAAGAAGTATTTCCTGTACTAATGCGCGATCGCTCATGGCAAGGAGAAGCGATCGCTACGCGCAAAGATGGCTCAACCTTTGATGAAGGATTATCTCTAACCCTGACCGATGATGGTTTACTAATTTGTGTATGCCGCGATATTAGCGATCAACAGGCAACACTCCGCGAACGCAAAAAAGCTGAAGAGCAGTTAAAACAAGCTAATGAAGAACTTCTAAAAGTCACCAAGCTCAAGGATGAATTTTTGGCAAACATGAGCCACGAACTCCGCACGCCTCTAAATTCGATCTTGGGGCTATCAGAAGGGTTAAGGGATCAAATTTTTGGCTTGATGAACGAATCTCAACTCAAAGCGATCAGCACCGTCGAATCCAGTGCCGAGCATCTTCTATCTTTGATTAACGACATTCTCGATCTATCAAAAATCTCTTCGGGAATGATGGAACTGGAAATTGAACCTGCCTCTGTCAAGGTTCTATGTGATTCTAGTCTTGTTTTTATCAAACAAAAAGCTCATGCAAAAAGCTTGCAAATTGTGACTAGTATTCCGATGTTCATGAATGACATCAATGTCGATATACGACGCACTAAACAGATATTAATCAATTTACTTAGTAATGCTGTGAAGTTTACTCCTAATGGAGGAAAAGTAAGCCTCTTAGTTTCTTTTGGGAGTGGTGATACATGGCAGGGAGAAGCAACGATTCCGCAACAGTTGAAAACAAAGAATTCATCAATGATTCTATTTCAAGTAGTAGATAATGGCATTGGCATTGACTCTAACGATCTGCAAAGGCTCTTCCAGCCATTTGTACAGGTTAGTGGTAGCCTTAATCGCCAGCACGAAGGCACTGGTTTAGGATTAGCCCTAGTGAAGCAGATTGCCGAACTTCATGGTGGTCAGATTATAGCTGAAAGTGAAGTTGGCAAGGGCAGCCGTTTTACAGTTGCTTTACCCTATGATATGTCTGCATCTAACGCTTCATTACCTACCAAGGTTTCTACTACTTTACCGCTACAGCCTATTAATCTTGATAAGACCAATGCGCCGCTTATTTTACTCGCCGAAGATAATGAGGCAAATATCCAAACTTTTACGGCATATCTAAGCGCGATCAATTACCGTATAGTTGTTGCTAGGAATGGCAAAGATGCGATCGCTCAAGCTAAAGCTATTTCTCCTGACATCATTATCATGGATATCCAAATGCCAGAAATGGATGGCTTAGAATCAATTCGATTAATTCGTGCTGATTCACAACTTGCGACAATTCCGATCATTGCCCTTACTGCTCTAGCGATGGAAGGTGATAGTGAAAGATGTTTAGCGATCGGTGCGAGTA includes the following:
- a CDS encoding response regulator, which codes for MTDQRSLSLITILIVEDSEEDRATYSRYLLSDKDTTYHLLEAETVEDGLELWRSQSPDILLIDLNLPDGSGLDFLEAINVDREGEKIPAIMLTGHGSEKIAVRAMKLGASDYLLKGEINPKVLTTAVKQVFRESTLRQQLWQSQQQQNVITEISSRIREHFNLEDILNVTVKELREFIKADRVAIYQFNPDMSGLIISEDIGVSWESTLNVLVEDTCFRENLGGDYCNGKIFVANDIYAANLQDCHIQLLESFQVRANLVVPIRLPKDNKQFLWGLLIVHQCSAPRFWTELEIQLVQSLSMQLEIAIQQMISYQNLERELKNRKIAEQALQESEQMNRTIVETIPDLLIQMDRNGVYQYRSGCSGNVRVILPDPSVSELRIENILPKHLALAQVHYANLALDSGTVQIFEQIVDFEDERRYEEVRVAPIDDREVLMIIRDITDRKRTELILKKLLEGTATFTGEDFFPALVIHIAEALEVSYAFITELVDGKLHSLAFSANGELQPTFSYQPPSTPCEYVLNNDEYYCERDLQTIFPQDLDLVSLKAESYLGIALKDHRGNAIGHLCILDVKPLPSPKITEALSILKIFASRAAVELQRKRTNEELKQLNQSLESKVAERTKELWQVNKLQRAILDSANYSIIATDLNGIIQTFNTAAERMLGYSMDEVVGITTPAKFHDPQEIAERTAALSIELGKDVGHAVFTVKADLNIHQEQEWTSIRKDGSHFPTSILVTAIKDDEGRTIGYLGIGRDISDRKHIEKIEKLLKQQIAAIEAAIDGIAILQDSNYIYINQSHLEMFGYMYPEELLGKSWTELYSSEEIARFGQEVFPVLMRDRSWQGEAIATRKDGSTFDEGLSLTLTDDGLLICVCRDISDQQATLRERKKAEEQLKQANEELLKVTKLKDEFLANMSHELRTPLNSILGLSEGLRDQIFGLMNESQLKAISTVESSAEHLLSLINDILDLSKISSGMMELEIEPASVKVLCDSSLVFIKQKAHAKSLQIVTSIPMFMNDINVDIRRTKQILINLLSNAVKFTPNGGKVSLLVSFGSGDTWQGEATIPQQLKTKNSSMILFQVVDNGIGIDSNDLQRLFQPFVQVSGSLNRQHEGTGLGLALVKQIAELHGGQIIAESEVGKGSRFTVALPYDMSASNASLPTKVSTTLPLQPINLDKTNAPLILLAEDNEANIQTFTAYLSAINYRIVVARNGKDAIAQAKAISPDIIIMDIQMPEMDGLESIRLIRADSQLATIPIIALTALAMEGDSERCLAIGASKYLSKPIKLRTLASAVQQLCYELTNVV
- a CDS encoding EAL domain-containing protein translates to MTYSLGRSLDNLIVLRSNLVSRQHATILAVTTPKRNSYLFRIIDGNLEGIRSTNGVLINGKKRFSHILSHGDEILFSKDTKAVYQVISSLSHNPKSRTPQSLPLNETNLSDQSQNLDVIGSIKCSPLISIADSDLSVHIRETINQFISSPELNPQPIIELNLAGKILYLNPTALYQFPEVDDMQLQHPLLQDLLKQLIPLVTPTRNFFTREVAINGKVFEQVIHFMPWNEVIRVHISDITKQKQAEAIISYQIYHDSLTGLPNRKYLHQYLVEVVEKLEDKKQKFAVLFLDIDRFKLINDSLGHGIGDILLKSVSDRLKSLIRQGDLLVRWGGDEFAIIAKTVASQDVVIQIAETMIQSLSLPFSCNGHELHITTSIGASIYPDHNTDVEGLIRNADMAMYRAKVDGRNSFQFYIPNMQEQSFQRLSMENNLRRALENEELETYYQPQIDLHTGKIVGLEVLLRWKHVTLGSISPSQFIPLAEETGLIIAVGYWVLKHTCLQAIAWHKSGLPPIQIGVNLSIKQLQQKDFLSSLQQILDETNFDPHYLELEITEGIMMDNVEEKIILLNQFRQMGIQLSIDDFGTGYSALSYLKNLPIDTLKIDRTFIEYIDHNEQDQAIVASLINLSHSLNLIVIAEGVETQEQVDILRELGCDRIQGYFFYKALPTEEIEALLRAQAITKPN
- a CDS encoding M61 family metallopeptidase; this encodes MIDPQTVGISSNQFIYRISIPEPANHLLHVELAIANWQHDFIDLKLPVWTPGSYLVREYAKHLQNFEATDADGEKLSWQKISKNHWRVNNGNSSQIKISYRVFCNELTVRTNHIDNTHAFFTGAAVFMYVPEQQKQSFQVEIHVPQENWQIATALPNIANRSNVFHAKDFDTLVDSPFEIGIQEQHDFTVLGKPHRFIIWGQHNADVQRIVQDTATIIAVEAEIFGGLPYDRYEFILHAGNGFGGLEHKDSTVLLYNRLGFRKEESYLQFMNLVAHEFFHTWNVKRIRPKALETFDYDHENYTGSLWFSEGTTSYYDQIFPLRAGLYDAKHYLKLVSKGITRLQTTFGRNVQSLYESSFDTWIKLYRPDANTHNNQISYYLKGELVSMLLDLIIRDQTNNLRSLDRVMQIMWERFGKDEIGFSETELHEVIEKVAGIDLTDFWNNYLYGTKEIDYNYYLDPFGLELRSARQDVPFTGLTLKSKNGLAEVEKVEFSSPAQKAGLSTGDSVLAIAGIRVTADSFNERLKDFAIGDAIALTIFQQDLLKTVEIVLQEPVYTHFELVQIANTSPVQETNLKLWLNI